The DNA region TGCCACCGCTATCATTATCACGCGCGCAAGTAAGGATGAAGAAAATTTTGCAGAAGGTTCACTCACTCAACTTTTAAGTGAGTATCGCACGCTTTTGATTGTGGGTTTTGTTTTATTTATTTTTGCTTTAGTTCCGGGTCTTCCTACACTTTCGCTTGGTTTTATGGCTTTAATTTTTTTGAGTCTTGGCTATTTAACTAAACAAGTAAGAGAGGGTAAAATCGACATTGTTAATGTCAAAAAAACTAAGCCAGCCGCCGCAAGTGCTATGGGAGGAGTTGGTGGAACAGCTGCTGCTATGCCTGTGGCAAAGAAAAGTGAAGAGGAAATTTTAAGGGAAGAGGAAGCGAAGATCAATGACATCTTAAAGGTTGAAATTTTAGAACTTGAGCTTGGCTATGCACTCATTAAACTTGCTGAAACAGAGCTAACCGAGCGTATCCGCTCTATGCGTAGAAATATCGCTCAAAGTCTTGGCTTTTTAATGCCTAAAATTCGCATTAGAGATAATTTAAAATTGCAATCTAATAAATATAATTTCAAACTTAAAGGCGTGTCTTTAGCGACTTTTGAAATTTACCCTGATAAAGTCTTAGCCGTTGATGCAGGCTTTGTAACGGAAGAAATGGAAGGTATAGCGACAAAAGAACCAGCCTTTAATTCTAATGCCGTTTGGATCGATCCAAGTAATAAAGATGAGGCAAATTTAAATGGCTATGTTGTGGTTGATCCTGCTAGTGTGATTGTAACGCATATGACAGAACTTATCAAAAAGCACGCTAGTGAGCTTTTAACACGTCAAGAAGTGCAAAATATGCTCGATAAAGTGCAGCAGGACTACCCTGTGATAGTCGAGGGGTCTAATATCTCTGTGGGCTTAGTGCAAAAGGTGCTTAAGGACTTGTTAAAATACCGCATACCGATTAAAGATATGCTTACCATTCTTGAAACGATGAGTGATGTGGCTGAAGTGAGTAAGAGTCCGGATATGATTATAGAGCATGTTCGCTCCGCTCTTGCGAGGGTTATTACAAATATGTATATGGACGAAAAGGGGGTTGTAGATTTCTTTATTTTAGACTCTGCAACTTCGGCGTTTTTATGTGATTTGGTGCAGTTTAGAGACGGGAGCTATCATGTGCCTTTAAGTGTGGCACAAACAGCGGTTTTAATCGACACTTTAAAGGCAGAATATGACGCCGTTTCAAACGGTCGCATTAAGCCTTTTTTACTCTGTGTGGAGTCTAAGCTTCGCAAATTTTTAGCCGAGCTTTGTCATAATTTTAATATTAACATTGTCGTTATAAGTTTTGCTGAAATCACAGAAAATACAAATTTAAACACAGAAGGCATTATTAAGGTCGAATTTTAAGGATAAAAAATGAAAATTTATCATCTCTCACACACGGATTTAGATGGATATGCGTGTCAATATATTGTCAATTTTTATTTTAAAGATGTGAAATTTTATAATTCTAATTATGGCAAAGAAATTAATGAAAATTTTACAAGCATTTTAAACGATATTGAAAAAGATGAAGAAAATGAAGCTTTGCTTCTTATTAGTGATTTAAATTTAACCCTTACACAATGTGAGGAATTTGAGAAAACTTGCAAAGAAAAAGGCATTAAACTTTTGCTTTTAGATCATCATCAAAGCGGCTTTGAGTGTATGCAAAAATATGATTGGTATTTTTTGGACAGTTCGCGTTGTGCGGCTAAGATTGTTTATGATTTTTTTTCTAAAATTTGCTTTAAAGATGAGAATTTAGAGCGTTTTGTGAGAGTTGTTAATGCGGTGGATATTTGGCTTAAAGATGATGAGTATTTTGAGCTTGGGAAAGTTTTTTTAGGGCTTATCGCTAATGCAAAAGAGATTAATCGCGTCATGTTTCAAAAAGAAAATGTGCTTTATATGTTTTTTTTGCTTGAGAGAGCGAGAAAATTTATAGAAAAAGAAAATGCTCACATTTTGCTTGATAATGCTGTGCATTTTATCAAAAAGGATTATTTTTTGATAAAAAAGCCTGATGATACTTTGGCAAATTTACTTTCTTATTTCATAGTGGAAAAATTAAGCTTGATGAAGGAAGAATTTGTGATTTATTATGAAAATTGTAAGGGAATTTTAACTTCAAATATCGGCAATACCTCCATAATAGGCAATGATTTTTTAGTGCAAAATCCTGATTTTGACTTTTTCATCGATGTAAGCTCGAGAAAAACTTTAAGTTTTAGAGCAAATGGCAAAATTGATGTGAGCTTAATGGCTAAAAGATTAGTCGGCGGAGGAGGGCATAAAAATGCTAGTGGAGGGCTTTTTGTAGGCTTTAAAGAAAGTGCAAATTATAAATTCATCAAAGCGCAAATAATAGATTTGATTAAGGCGAAAGAATTGAAAAGGGAGGTGGAAAATGTCTAAGGAACTTGAAGATTTAAGATATGAGTTAAGCATCGTTTTGGAGGCTATGCTTTTATATGCTGGGGTTAAAAAAGATAAGCTTGAAAAGACTATTGAGCTTTATATTGATAATATCGACTCTGTGCTTGAAAACTCACAAAGCGAGGGCGTAGAGGAGGTTTTAGAAGTAGTGGAATATCTAAGAAAACATCACGGGGAGTGTTTTGAGTGAAATTTTTTTTAAGTCTATGTTTGCCCTTAATGCTTTTGGCAAATATCTATGAGGAATTTAGCGATTTTGCTTATAAAAAAAGGGCAGGGCAGGGCTTTAAAATCAGCGATGTAAAGCTTGTTGATTTCTATCAAAATGAAAAATTTTGCCTACAAATTCTTATAGATTCTAAAGAAGTAAGAGTGATAAAAAATTCTATAAAATGCGAAAATTTGGCTAAGGATAAGAGCTTTTTAGATTTTTTAAATAATAATTTCCTAAGCCTTTATCATCAAGATGACACCGCACTTCAAAAAGAGCTTCTATCTATAAAAAAAGTGATGAGAGACATTATGGTGTATTATAAGCTTAGATTAAAACTTGATAAAGCTATGACAAAAGATCCAAATATAAGCATTTTAAAGCTTGATGAAAATGGCGGAACCTTACTTTATAAGATTAACAACCAAGCTTGTGTTGGCATAGAGCTTTTTAAGGAAAATAAGATGAATATGAAAATTTATGGCATAGAAAATTTAGATAAAAAGTGCAAATTTTTTATCTCATCTCCAGCTTTTAAAGAGCTTTCTTATACTAAAAACGAATTTAGATTGTATGTTTTGGAGTGAAAAACGCTTTAATTTTTAAGAAAAAATGACTAAGAATTTGCCAAAGATTCTGCTCTTTTGAACCTAAAGCCTTAAAAACGCAATTATCCAAATCTTTTTTTTCTTGAACGCTTAAATTTTTCATTAAAAAACCTTATAAAATATTGCAAGTGCTAATTATAGCATAAGATTTCATTTTTTACTCAATTCTTCAGCGACTTTAGCGGCTAATTTTAATTTTTCACTATCAAAATGCGTATAAATGCGTGAAGTATTTAAGCTAGCGTGTCCTAGGGCTTCTTGAACTAAAACGAGATCTTTTTGCTTTTTGTAGAGTAGAGTGGCAAAAGTATGGCGAAGCATGTGAGCGCCATTTTTTTGCTTTCTAATGCCTGCTTTAAAAAGTATTTGCTCGACTATACGACTCACATAAGCTTGGGTGAGAGGAGTGCCTTTTTTATTGACAAAGAGTAGGGAGTCTTGACTGAGATAATTAATTTTAACATTATCAAGCAAAGTGAAAATAAGCTCTTTTTTTATCATCACGAGGCGATATTTATTACCTTTGGCGTGAATTCTTATGTGATATAAGCCATCTTCTTCGCTAATGTCCTTAAGCTTTATATGTAAAGCTTCACTCACTCTTATGCCTGTGAAAATGATGATTTTAATGATAAGCTTATTGCGTATGGTGTTTGCTTTAAAGTCGGCATTATCGATAGCTTCAAGGAATTTTTTAAGCTCATCTTCGCTCATAAATTCAGGCAGCTTCACGCCTCTAGCACCAGAGACACCTGCCCAATTTTTGAGATTAATATCGAAAATATGGGCTTTAGAGTCCTCTTCATTTTGTCTATTTAAAAAATCAAAAAAATTCATCACGGCAATGCGATAATTTTTTTTACTCGCATCAGAAAGTGCTCCTGTGATACTAGCTAAAATCTCTATAATCAAAGCCTCATCGATTTGTTTTAGAGAGTGAAGCTTGTAAAATGCGAGATAATCAAAAAGTTTTTTGAGTGGATTAAAATAGGTGCTTACTCCTGTAAGACCGGCATTTCTAGCCTTTTTGACAAGGGCATCAAGAGCATTAATGTGTTTTGGAATTTGTGTTAAGGCGTAATTAACCTCCGCTAAAATGGCTGGATTTTTAAGCTCTTTATTAGAAAGGGAGCTTAGTTTATATTTTACAAATTTAGTAAGCCAAAACAAAAGAGATTTTTCAAAATTCTCTTCACAATCTAGAGGATATTTCATCATTAAGCCTTAAATTTTTTAAAAGCTATTTTAGTATTAAAAAAGTAACGAAAGGCTTTTTAAAGTAAATTTGAATTTATAATAATAGTTAAAAAAAATTATAAAATAAAACTTAATTTAATCATATAATTTTATGATTAAAGGTAAAATTTGTTAAATTTTATAATTTTATATTGAAAACTATAATTTTCAAACTTTTATTAAAATACACAAAGCTTCACTCTAAATATCTCCTTTAATCTCTATTTTATAGGATATATATCTTTTTAACTTTTGCGTTAAAATAACTTATCCATAAAATTTGACAAAATATTTTTTGTAAAATCTCTTGCATTTTGAAAATTTATATTTTACTTTTTAAATTTTCTAAGATGAAATTTGAAAATATGATTTTTTAAAAATTATCAATATTATTATTTTATTGATAAAATTTTTTAATGATAAAATAAGTCAAAATTACCCTATTCTCACTCTTTCTTTTTTTATTAGTTTAAGTTTTTTATAATTTTAAAAAAGGAGCTTCATTTTGATTTTAGATGAAAAGAAAATTTATTATTTGCTTTTTTGCCTTTGTATTTTCTGTTTGCTTTTATCGCATACTTTTTTTCAAAATTATCTTTTTATGCGTCCTTGCGAGCAGTGTGTTTATGTGCGTTTGGCTTTCTGTATTTTAATACTTTCTTTCATTTTTCTTTCATTTAAATCTATTCAATTTTTGGGCTTTACCTTAGCCTTTTTTGGAATTTTTTATGGAGTAAAAGCCTCTTTAAAATTAATGCAAATGCACTCTGCTCTACTTTCAAATAACCCTTTTCTAGCCTCTTGTTCGACCTATCCGCGTTTTGCTTTTAACTTACCTTTAGATAGATTTTTCCCATCTTTTTTTGCACCGACAGGCATTTGTGCTTTGGATGCACCTATGCCCCCTAACGATGTGAATTTAAGCACTTTGCAAGATTTTTTTGTCGATTTTTATTCGCAAGGATGGTATTTAGTGCCAAAATTTGAGTTTATTAGTATGGCGGAGGCTTCTTTGCTTATTTTTAGTTTTATTTTAATCATAATTTTTTTATTTTTTATTAAAAAACTTAATTTAAGAGCTAAATTTGTAAGTTTTGCTCTTTTTTTAGGCTTGATTTTACTTGCGTGATTAGGAATTTTTGCTACAATTTTTTTTATTTTTAAGGAGTTTTTATGTTAAAAAAATCTATTTTGACACTTTTTTGTGCGTTGTCTTTTGCCTTTTCGCAAGATTATATCACGCTTAAGGATAAAATTGAGACGAAAAATACTCTCATTGAGGTTTTTTCTTATAAGTGTATCCACTGTTATAATCATCAAAGATTTGGCACTCTTGAGACTTTAAGGGAGAAAATTCCAAATTTATCTTATGAAATTTATCCCATAAGTATAGCTGATGCGAAATTTGGCACGCTTTTAAATGAGCTTTTTGCTTATGCTATTCATACAGATAGGCAAAATAAAAAAGATGCAAGTTACCAAGATAGTCTAGCTCATCATTTAGCAAAGGCATATTTTGAAAAATATTTTTTGATGAATAAAAAGGGACAAGTCGTTGCTACAAAAGATTTTGAAAATGAAAAAAGCTTTTTGCAAAATGGACTTAGTGTGCTTAAAATCAGCGAAAAAGAACTAAAAGATTTTATCCAAACAAAAGAGGCCAAAGAGCTTTTAGAGCGTTTTGAGTGGGCTAACGGAGTCGCTAAAAACTACGGAACACCGGCTTTTGTCGTCAATGGCAGCTATCAAATCAAGCCCGAGGCTATCGATTCTTTTGAAAGCTTACTAAAAATTATAGAAGAATTAAAAAACAAGTGAGGCAGTGCATATAGCATTGCCTCATATTTTAGTAGTCAAATTCGCTATCTATGGCGATTTTAGAGATGTCTTTTTTATGCTCTAGCTTTAAAAGTGGAGCTTTTTTATCCATACCCAAAACCTTAACTTTTTTACCATCGATAAGTAAGGCTACACCCTCAGGAAGAGCATAAACGATGGATTTTGGATTAAGAATTAAAAATTCCTCCAATCTTTCCTCCCTACTCTCGCCATTATGTCCCACAGGCTTTCCTGAAATAAAATGCGGATTAATTTGATGTGGAAAAATGTTGAAAGTGTTAAAAGACTCAGGCTCTGCGATAGGCATATCGTTTGTTGTTTGCATAGTGGCACCTGCGACATTTGAGCCAGCCGACCAGCCCACATAAGGCACACCCTCACTCACTCTTTTAGCGATTAATTCTACAAGTTCATTTTTATAAAGCTGATTGACAAGCTCAAAAGTATTTCCACCGCCTACAAAAATGGCGTCCGCACTTTTAACTATATCTGCGGCTTTACCCTTATGCACACTTATAATCTCCACACCAAGACTTTCAAGTGCTTTTTTAACCTGTGCTTCATAAGCATCATAACTCTTTCTAACTCCAGCATAAGGGATAAAAGCGACTTTTTTGCCTTT from Campylobacter upsaliensis includes:
- the flhA gene encoding flagellar biosynthesis protein FlhA — encoded protein: MAKKKTLDFVFPFLGPLIAPIIKAKSITIVIFIVCILAIIIVPLPGPILDFFLALSIALSVLIILISIYIPKPTDLTTFPTLILIITLFRLALNIATTRMILSEGQNGADAVSEIIAAFGEFVVGGNYVIGVVVFSILVLINFMVVTKGSTRVSEVQARFTLDAMPGKQMAIDADLNAGLIDEQTARARRQEIIAEANFYGAMDGSSKFIKGDAVAGIIITIINLIGGFLIGSFQHDMSLNDAAATFTILTIGDGLVSQIPGLITSTATAIIITRASKDEENFAEGSLTQLLSEYRTLLIVGFVLFIFALVPGLPTLSLGFMALIFLSLGYLTKQVREGKIDIVNVKKTKPAAASAMGGVGGTAAAMPVAKKSEEEILREEEAKINDILKVEILELELGYALIKLAETELTERIRSMRRNIAQSLGFLMPKIRIRDNLKLQSNKYNFKLKGVSLATFEIYPDKVLAVDAGFVTEEMEGIATKEPAFNSNAVWIDPSNKDEANLNGYVVVDPASVIVTHMTELIKKHASELLTRQEVQNMLDKVQQDYPVIVEGSNISVGLVQKVLKDLLKYRIPIKDMLTILETMSDVAEVSKSPDMIIEHVRSALARVITNMYMDEKGVVDFFILDSATSAFLCDLVQFRDGSYHVPLSVAQTAVLIDTLKAEYDAVSNGRIKPFLLCVESKLRKFLAELCHNFNINIVVISFAEITENTNLNTEGIIKVEF
- a CDS encoding DHH family phosphoesterase: MKIYHLSHTDLDGYACQYIVNFYFKDVKFYNSNYGKEINENFTSILNDIEKDEENEALLLISDLNLTLTQCEEFEKTCKEKGIKLLLLDHHQSGFECMQKYDWYFLDSSRCAAKIVYDFFSKICFKDENLERFVRVVNAVDIWLKDDEYFELGKVFLGLIANAKEINRVMFQKENVLYMFFLLERARKFIEKENAHILLDNAVHFIKKDYFLIKKPDDTLANLLSYFIVEKLSLMKEEFVIYYENCKGILTSNIGNTSIIGNDFLVQNPDFDFFIDVSSRKTLSFRANGKIDVSLMAKRLVGGGGHKNASGGLFVGFKESANYKFIKAQIIDLIKAKELKREVENV
- a CDS encoding tyrosine-type recombinase/integrase, producing the protein MKYPLDCEENFEKSLLFWLTKFVKYKLSSLSNKELKNPAILAEVNYALTQIPKHINALDALVKKARNAGLTGVSTYFNPLKKLFDYLAFYKLHSLKQIDEALIIEILASITGALSDASKKNYRIAVMNFFDFLNRQNEEDSKAHIFDINLKNWAGVSGARGVKLPEFMSEDELKKFLEAIDNADFKANTIRNKLIIKIIIFTGIRVSEALHIKLKDISEEDGLYHIRIHAKGNKYRLVMIKKELIFTLLDNVKINYLSQDSLLFVNKKGTPLTQAYVSRIVEQILFKAGIRKQKNGAHMLRHTFATLLYKKQKDLVLVQEALGHASLNTSRIYTHFDSEKLKLAAKVAEELSKK
- a CDS encoding disulfide bond formation protein B; protein product: MILDEKKIYYLLFCLCIFCLLLSHTFFQNYLFMRPCEQCVYVRLAFCILILSFIFLSFKSIQFLGFTLAFFGIFYGVKASLKLMQMHSALLSNNPFLASCSTYPRFAFNLPLDRFFPSFFAPTGICALDAPMPPNDVNLSTLQDFFVDFYSQGWYLVPKFEFISMAEASLLIFSFILIIIFLFFIKKLNLRAKFVSFALFLGLILLA
- the pepE gene encoding dipeptidase PepE: MKRRMILKVGVASLAALCLSVSSLSAKEAFNFPKDKQKALLLSSSGYKDTGYLNHALPWLKEFVEKNKLKGKKVAFIPYAGVRKSYDAYEAQVKKALESLGVEIISVHKGKAADIVKSADAIFVGGGNTFELVNQLYKNELVELIAKRVSEGVPYVGWSAGSNVAGATMQTTNDMPIAEPESFNTFNIFPHQINPHFISGKPVGHNGESREERLEEFLILNPKSIVYALPEGVALLIDGKKVKVLGMDKKAPLLKLEHKKDISKIAIDSEFDY